Proteins encoded by one window of Dokdonella sp.:
- a CDS encoding formate dehydrogenase beta subunit → MATTVYVPRDTSALACGAEAVARAIVDEAARRGIDIRLVRNGSRGLYWLEPLVEVATSCGRVGYGPVAAADVASLFDAGFLDGGAHALGAGRVDDIPYLASQQRLCFARNGIIDPLDLDDYAAHGGWKGLEAALALAPAAIVQAVLDSGLRGRGGGAFPAGIKWKTVHDTPAARKYIVCNADEGDSGTYSDRMVMEGDPYRLIEGMAIAALATGATVGYVYLRSEYPLTRRVFAEALDRARAAGWIGADVHGSGRAFDIDLRLGAGAYVCGEETALLDSLEGKRGQVRFKPPLPAIKGLFGQPTLINNVITLASVPDILVHGAAWYRDYGIGRSRGTLPIQLGGNLRRGGLVERAFGLTLRELLYDYGGGSASGRPIRAVQVGGPLGAYLPESQFDTPLDYEAFAAIGAMLGHGGIVAFDDSVDMAEQARFAMAFCAIESCGKCTPCRIGSTRGVEVIDRIRAADERERNIALLRSLADTMLHGSLCALGGLTPHPVLSALDHFSEDFASAPVERLVRPPLRRSSRHRSSGS, encoded by the coding sequence ATGGCGACGACCGTCTACGTTCCACGCGATACCAGCGCGCTCGCCTGCGGTGCCGAAGCCGTCGCGCGCGCGATCGTCGACGAAGCCGCGCGGCGCGGCATCGACATCCGCCTCGTGCGCAACGGCTCGCGTGGGCTGTACTGGCTCGAACCACTGGTCGAGGTTGCCACGTCATGCGGTCGCGTCGGTTACGGACCGGTCGCCGCCGCCGATGTCGCCAGCCTGTTCGACGCCGGTTTCCTCGATGGCGGGGCGCATGCACTTGGGGCTGGCCGCGTCGACGACATTCCGTATCTCGCCAGCCAGCAGCGCCTGTGCTTCGCGCGCAATGGCATCATCGATCCGCTCGACCTCGACGACTACGCCGCGCATGGCGGCTGGAAGGGCCTCGAGGCCGCGCTTGCGCTTGCTCCCGCAGCGATCGTGCAGGCCGTGCTCGATTCGGGTCTGCGTGGGCGCGGCGGCGGCGCCTTCCCGGCCGGCATCAAATGGAAGACCGTGCACGACACGCCGGCCGCCCGCAAGTACATCGTCTGCAATGCCGACGAGGGTGACTCCGGCACCTACTCCGACCGCATGGTCATGGAGGGCGATCCGTATCGCCTGATCGAAGGCATGGCGATCGCCGCCCTGGCCACCGGCGCGACCGTCGGCTACGTCTACCTGCGCAGCGAGTATCCGCTCACCCGGCGCGTGTTCGCCGAAGCGCTCGATCGCGCGCGTGCGGCAGGCTGGATCGGCGCCGACGTGCACGGCAGCGGTCGCGCCTTCGACATCGACCTGCGCCTCGGTGCCGGCGCCTACGTCTGTGGCGAGGAAACCGCCCTGCTCGACAGCCTGGAGGGCAAGCGTGGCCAGGTGCGCTTCAAGCCGCCGCTGCCGGCGATCAAGGGCCTGTTCGGTCAGCCGACCCTGATCAACAACGTGATCACCCTGGCTTCGGTGCCGGACATCCTCGTGCATGGCGCCGCGTGGTATCGCGACTACGGCATCGGCCGTTCGCGCGGCACGCTGCCGATCCAGCTCGGCGGCAACCTCAGGCGCGGCGGCCTGGTCGAGCGCGCCTTCGGCCTGACCCTGCGCGAGTTGCTGTACGACTACGGTGGCGGCAGCGCCAGCGGCCGGCCGATCCGCGCCGTCCAGGTCGGCGGCCCACTTGGCGCCTACCTGCCTGAATCGCAGTTCGACACGCCGCTCGACTACGAAGCCTTTGCCGCCATCGGCGCGATGCTCGGCCATGGCGGCATCGTCGCCTTCGACGACAGCGTCGACATGGCCGAACAGGCGCGCTTCGCCATGGCATTCTGCGCGATCGAATCCTGTGGCAAGTGCACGCCGTGCCGCATCGGCTCGACCCGCGGCGTCGAGGTCATCGACCGCATCCGTGCCGCGGACGAGCGCGAACGCAACATCGCCCTGCTGCGCAGCCTCGCCGACACCATGCTGCACGGCTCGCTGTGCGCGCTCGGTGGGCTGACGCCGCATCCGGTGCTGAGCGCGCTTGACCATTTCTCAGAAGACTTCGCTTCGGCTCCGGTTGAGCGACTGGTTAGGCCGCCTCTTCGTCGAAGTAGTCGCCATCGATCTTCGGGATCTTGA
- a CDS encoding patatin-like phospholipase family protein, translated as MGPAGVNVDGHRRRRTLSLVLGSGGARGYAHIGVIEELERQGFEIRSIAGSSMGALVGGVYAAGKLQQWRDWVLPLQRLDVLRMVDWTLTGGGFIKGDRIVRMLREQIGEIDIEDLPIRYTAVAVDLDAQREVWFSRGSLFDAIRASIAIPTIFRPHRVQGRLLVDGGLLNPLPVSPTLSDMTDITIAVDVNAMAEPLPGVMPLPGDDPSQRVRSDADASPPRSRSRRLFGALLGRRLPAAIAREPGLLELFSRTLDVVQETITRLKLAAQPPDLLITIPRNVCTFYDFHRAEEAIEIGRVRTREALAQWLPLQRRCADPSDRDIDSRG; from the coding sequence ATGGGGCCCGCCGGCGTGAACGTGGACGGCCATCGCCGCCGCCGCACGCTCTCGCTCGTGCTCGGCTCCGGCGGTGCGCGCGGCTATGCGCACATCGGCGTCATCGAGGAGCTCGAACGCCAGGGCTTCGAGATCCGCTCGATTGCCGGCAGTTCGATGGGTGCGCTGGTCGGTGGCGTGTACGCCGCCGGCAAGCTCCAGCAGTGGCGCGACTGGGTGCTGCCGCTGCAGCGCCTCGACGTGCTGCGCATGGTCGACTGGACCCTGACCGGCGGCGGCTTCATCAAGGGCGACCGCATCGTGCGCATGCTGCGCGAGCAGATCGGCGAGATCGACATCGAGGACCTGCCTATTCGCTATACGGCGGTCGCCGTCGACCTTGACGCGCAGCGCGAGGTCTGGTTCTCGCGCGGCTCGCTGTTCGACGCGATCCGCGCCTCCATCGCGATCCCGACGATCTTCCGCCCGCATCGCGTGCAGGGCCGTCTGCTGGTCGATGGCGGACTGCTCAATCCGTTGCCGGTGTCGCCGACCCTGAGTGACATGACCGACATCACCATCGCGGTCGACGTCAATGCCATGGCCGAACCATTGCCGGGCGTGATGCCGCTGCCGGGCGACGACCCTTCGCAGCGGGTGCGCAGCGATGCCGATGCATCGCCGCCGCGCAGTCGCAGCCGGCGCCTGTTCGGCGCCCTGCTCGGGCGTCGCTTGCCGGCTGCCATCGCGCGTGAGCCAGGCCTGCTCGAACTGTTCTCGCGCACGCTCGATGTCGTGCAGGAAACGATCACGCGCCTCAAGCTGGCCGCGCAGCCGCCCGATCTCCTCATCACGATCCCGCGCAACGTCTGCACCTTCTACGATTTCCACCGCGCCGAGGAGGCCATCGAGATCGGCCGCGTGCGCACGCGCGAGGCGCTGGCGCAATGGTTGCCACTGCAGCGGAGATGCGCCGACCCTTCCGATCGCGACATCGACAGTCGCGGCTGA
- the fdhF gene encoding formate dehydrogenase subunit alpha: protein MRSIAEHDYGTPAVQPISTLKPVRLDIDGVSVTVPPGTSVLRAAALNGVEIPKLCATDALDAFGSCRLCLVEIDGMKGYPASCTTPVAEGMRVTTQSARLAELRRGVMELYISDHPLDCLTCPANGHCELQDMAGAVGLREVRYGYDGANHVFPAIAPDRENQEAAIHDRTSNQKHINPLFSPRDESNPYFTFDPSKCIVCSRCVRACAEVQGTFALTIAGRGFESKVAASHGETFLDSECVSCGACVQACPTATLTENSLISMGQPRRSVVTTCAYCGVGCSFRAEMQGEEVVRMVPDAGGGANHGHSCVKGRFAIGYATHAERILKPMIRAKTSDAWREVSWAEAIDHAAAEFRRIQAQHGRDSIGGITSSRCTNEETYLVQKLVRAAFGNNNVDTCARVCHSPTGYGLKQTLGESAGTQDFDSVMQADVIFVIGANPTDAHPVFASQMKRRLRQGARLIVADPRRIDLVRTPHVAAAHHLALRPGTNVALLTSLAHVIVSEGLVDETFVAARCEGESFAKWRTFVAEPRHSPEAMEAVTGVAAAEVRAAARLYATGGNAAIYYGLGVTEHAQGSTAVMAIANLAMATGNLGREGVGVNPLRGQNNVQGSCDMGSFPHEFPGYRHVGDDAVRASFEQAWGVGLQREPGLRIPNMLEAALDGEFKALYIEGEDIAQSDPNTQHVTAALAAMECVVVQDLFLNETAKFAHVFLPGSTFLEKDGTFTNAERRISRVRRVMQPRSGHADWEVTQLLANALGYPMDYAHPSEIMDEIARLTPTFAGVSYARLDECGSLQWPCNAAAPDGTPTMHIGEFVRGKGRFMLTEYVPTREKVNARFPLILTTGRILSQYNVGAQTRRTQNTRWHSEDLLDIHPHDAEARGIADGDWVGIASRAGETVLRARISTRMQPGVVYTTFHFPFSGANVITTENSDWATNCPEYKVTAVEITRVSQPSEWQQRYRAFSEQQQVLLRERRREAEQAR, encoded by the coding sequence ATGCGATCCATCGCCGAACACGACTACGGTACGCCGGCCGTCCAGCCGATCTCGACCTTGAAGCCGGTGCGGCTCGACATCGACGGCGTGTCCGTCACGGTGCCGCCGGGCACCTCGGTGCTGCGCGCGGCGGCGCTGAACGGCGTCGAGATCCCGAAGCTGTGCGCGACCGATGCACTCGATGCCTTCGGCTCGTGCCGGCTCTGCCTGGTCGAGATCGACGGCATGAAAGGTTATCCGGCCTCGTGCACGACACCGGTCGCCGAGGGCATGCGCGTGACGACGCAGAGCGCGAGACTCGCCGAGCTGCGTCGCGGCGTGATGGAGCTGTACATCTCCGACCATCCGCTCGATTGCCTGACCTGTCCGGCCAACGGCCATTGCGAGCTGCAGGACATGGCCGGCGCGGTCGGGCTGCGCGAGGTGCGCTATGGCTACGACGGCGCCAACCATGTATTTCCAGCGATCGCCCCTGATCGCGAGAATCAAGAAGCGGCCATTCATGACCGCACTTCCAACCAGAAGCACATCAACCCACTGTTCAGCCCCAGGGACGAATCGAACCCGTACTTCACCTTCGATCCTTCGAAGTGCATCGTCTGCTCACGTTGCGTGCGTGCCTGTGCCGAGGTGCAGGGCACGTTCGCGCTGACCATCGCCGGACGTGGCTTCGAGTCGAAGGTCGCAGCGAGCCATGGCGAAACCTTCCTCGACTCGGAGTGCGTGTCCTGCGGCGCCTGCGTGCAGGCCTGTCCAACCGCGACGTTGACGGAGAACTCGCTGATCTCGATGGGGCAGCCACGGCGCAGCGTGGTCACGACCTGCGCCTACTGCGGCGTCGGTTGCTCGTTCCGCGCCGAGATGCAGGGCGAGGAGGTTGTGCGCATGGTGCCCGACGCTGGCGGTGGGGCAAACCACGGTCACTCCTGCGTGAAGGGCCGCTTCGCCATCGGCTATGCCACGCATGCCGAACGCATCCTCAAGCCGATGATCCGCGCGAAGACCAGCGACGCGTGGCGCGAAGTGTCATGGGCGGAGGCTATCGACCACGCCGCAGCCGAGTTCCGGCGCATCCAGGCGCAGCATGGGCGCGACTCGATCGGCGGCATCACCTCGTCGCGCTGCACGAACGAGGAAACCTACCTCGTGCAGAAACTCGTGCGCGCCGCGTTCGGCAACAACAACGTCGACACCTGCGCGCGGGTCTGCCACTCACCAACCGGATACGGCCTCAAGCAGACGCTTGGCGAATCGGCCGGCACGCAGGATTTCGATTCGGTCATGCAGGCCGATGTGATCTTCGTGATCGGCGCGAACCCGACCGACGCGCATCCGGTGTTTGCTTCGCAGATGAAGCGTCGCCTGCGCCAGGGCGCGCGCCTGATCGTCGCCGATCCGCGCCGCATCGATCTCGTGCGCACGCCGCATGTAGCCGCCGCGCATCACCTGGCGCTGCGCCCCGGCACCAATGTCGCCCTGCTGACTTCGCTGGCCCATGTGATCGTCAGCGAAGGCCTGGTCGACGAGACCTTCGTGGCCGCGCGCTGCGAAGGCGAGTCGTTCGCCAAGTGGCGTACCTTCGTGGCCGAGCCGCGCCACTCGCCGGAGGCGATGGAGGCCGTTACCGGCGTCGCCGCCGCCGAAGTGCGTGCCGCCGCACGGCTGTACGCGACCGGCGGCAATGCCGCGATCTACTACGGCCTCGGCGTGACCGAACATGCTCAGGGTTCGACGGCGGTCATGGCCATCGCCAACCTCGCCATGGCCACCGGCAACCTCGGCCGCGAGGGCGTCGGCGTGAATCCGCTGCGCGGCCAGAACAACGTGCAGGGCTCGTGCGACATGGGTTCGTTCCCGCACGAGTTCCCGGGTTATCGCCACGTCGGCGACGACGCCGTGCGCGCCAGCTTCGAGCAGGCTTGGGGTGTCGGCTTGCAGCGCGAGCCGGGCCTGCGTATCCCGAACATGCTCGAGGCGGCGCTCGATGGCGAGTTCAAGGCGCTCTACATCGAGGGCGAGGACATCGCGCAGTCCGATCCGAACACGCAGCACGTCACCGCCGCCTTGGCGGCGATGGAGTGCGTGGTCGTGCAGGACCTGTTCCTCAACGAGACGGCGAAGTTCGCCCACGTGTTCCTGCCCGGCTCGACCTTCCTCGAGAAGGACGGCACCTTCACCAACGCCGAACGGCGCATCTCGCGCGTGCGCCGCGTGATGCAGCCACGCAGCGGCCATGCCGACTGGGAAGTCACCCAGCTCCTCGCCAACGCGCTCGGCTATCCGATGGACTACGCGCATCCGTCGGAGATCATGGACGAAATCGCGCGGCTGACACCGACCTTCGCCGGCGTCAGCTACGCACGGCTGGACGAATGCGGCAGCCTGCAATGGCCATGCAACGCCGCTGCGCCGGACGGCACACCGACCATGCACATCGGCGAGTTCGTGCGCGGCAAGGGGAGGTTCATGCTGACCGAGTACGTGCCGACGCGCGAGAAGGTCAACGCACGCTTCCCGCTGATCCTGACCACCGGGCGCATCCTCAGCCAGTACAACGTCGGCGCGCAGACGCGGCGCACGCAGAACACGCGCTGGCATTCCGAGGACCTGCTCGACATCCATCCGCACGATGCCGAGGCACGCGGCATCGCCGATGGCGACTGGGTCGGCATCGCCAGCCGCGCCGGCGAGACCGTGTTGCGCGCGCGAATCAGCACACGCATGCAACCTGGCGTGGTCTACACCACGTTCCATTTCCCGTTCTCGGGCGCCAACGTCATCACCACCGAGAACTCCGACTGGGCGACCAACTGCCCCGAATACAAGGTCACCGCGGTCGAGATCACGCGCGTGAGCCAGCCGTCCGAATGGCAGCAGCGCTACCGCGCCTTCAGTGAGCAGCAGCAGGTGCTTCTGCGCGAGCGCCGCCGCGAAGCCGAGCAGGCACGGTGA
- the fdhD gene encoding formate dehydrogenase accessory sulfurtransferase FdhD codes for MAEDWVAAEVPLAIDYNDAPHVVMMATPDDLADFALGFSLSEAVIATPAELNSCTATTLLEGIRLSLRIPPARAQALAQRRRNLVGNSGCGVCGTQHLEDVLRHPPRVAAAIAVSEVALQRALAELEHRQPLNALTGATHAAAWARADGSLAHVREDVGRHNALDKLIGAVARAGDDVRTGFLVVTSRASYEMVQKAATVGIGFIAAISAPTALAIHLADATGITLVGFARDDGHVVYARRSTED; via the coding sequence ATGGCCGAGGATTGGGTCGCCGCCGAAGTGCCGCTGGCGATCGACTACAACGACGCGCCGCACGTGGTCATGATGGCCACCCCGGACGACCTGGCCGACTTCGCGCTCGGCTTCTCGCTCAGCGAAGCGGTCATCGCCACGCCCGCGGAACTCAACTCCTGCACCGCGACCACCCTGCTCGAAGGCATCCGCCTCTCGCTGCGCATTCCGCCTGCGCGCGCGCAGGCGCTGGCGCAGCGTCGGCGCAACCTGGTCGGAAACAGTGGTTGCGGCGTGTGCGGCACGCAGCATCTTGAGGATGTGCTGCGCCATCCGCCGCGCGTCGCTGCAGCGATCGCGGTCTCCGAGGTTGCGCTGCAGCGTGCGCTGGCCGAGCTCGAACACCGGCAACCGCTCAACGCGCTGACCGGCGCCACCCACGCCGCGGCCTGGGCACGCGCGGACGGTTCGCTGGCGCACGTGCGCGAGGACGTCGGCCGCCACAACGCGCTCGACAAGCTGATCGGCGCGGTCGCGCGCGCCGGTGACGACGTGCGCACCGGCTTCCTCGTCGTCACCAGCCGGGCCAGCTATGAGATGGTGCAGAAGGCGGCCACGGTCGGCATCGGCTTCATCGCCGCGATCTCGGCACCGACCGCGCTCGCCATCCATCTCGCCGATGCGACCGGCATCACCCTGGTCGGCTTCGCCCGTGACGACGGCCACGTCGTCTACGCACGCCGGTCAACCGAGGACTGA
- a CDS encoding peptidoglycan-binding domain-containing protein: MKTLTTLAVAVALSLSGSLYASADQETDRSHDPAASNAKSAQHGDNQHVELGDDDVLATSNDITLAAKVLAGQLTDDEHVIEVRYDDAGHVWAVVLGGYCESENDCVQYTRQLSLDAHDHDADKAGGSSLGGAPLQGGNLIDAVAALPSVHMAHVVIQAQVEPFRGNQSALAGDADVMRVQSGLNAKGISTTVDGWYGNGTTSAYATWQRRLGYTGLDATGIPGPSSLAALGQNRFVLTNKITVGSKTTFSGKRVNTRTRSMLREAERLFGRSITVTQGSYNAGGVGASAGTHDGGGAVDISVSSLSETQRWQLVRALRKVGFAAWYRTAIPGTWAAHIHAIAIGDTDMSLSARNQVADYYVGRNGLAGHGADNTPSAYRVPFTWWEKY; the protein is encoded by the coding sequence ATGAAGACCCTGACTACACTGGCCGTTGCGGTCGCCCTGAGCCTGTCAGGCTCGCTGTATGCCTCCGCGGACCAGGAAACGGACCGCTCACACGATCCTGCAGCAAGCAATGCCAAATCGGCGCAGCATGGAGACAACCAGCACGTCGAGCTCGGCGACGACGATGTCCTGGCGACATCAAACGACATTACCCTCGCTGCCAAGGTCCTGGCTGGCCAACTGACCGACGACGAACACGTCATCGAAGTCCGCTACGACGACGCAGGTCATGTCTGGGCCGTGGTACTCGGCGGCTACTGCGAGAGCGAGAACGATTGCGTCCAGTACACGCGCCAGCTGAGTCTGGATGCGCACGATCACGACGCCGACAAGGCCGGCGGCTCCAGTCTTGGGGGCGCCCCGCTGCAAGGCGGCAACTTGATCGACGCAGTCGCGGCTTTGCCTTCGGTGCACATGGCCCATGTCGTCATCCAGGCGCAGGTCGAGCCGTTCCGCGGCAACCAGTCGGCGCTGGCCGGCGATGCCGACGTCATGCGCGTGCAGTCGGGCCTGAACGCCAAGGGCATCAGCACAACCGTGGATGGCTGGTACGGCAACGGCACCACCAGCGCCTATGCAACCTGGCAGCGGCGCCTGGGCTACACCGGCCTCGATGCCACCGGCATCCCCGGCCCGAGCTCGCTGGCTGCACTCGGACAGAATCGTTTCGTGCTGACCAACAAGATCACGGTCGGGTCCAAGACGACGTTCTCCGGCAAGCGCGTCAATACGCGCACCCGCTCGATGCTGCGCGAGGCCGAGCGCCTGTTCGGTCGCAGCATCACGGTCACCCAGGGCTCCTACAACGCGGGCGGCGTCGGCGCTTCGGCCGGCACGCACGATGGTGGCGGCGCGGTCGACATCAGCGTGTCCTCGCTGAGCGAAACGCAACGCTGGCAGTTGGTGAGGGCGCTGCGCAAGGTCGGCTTTGCCGCCTGGTACCGCACGGCCATTCCGGGAACCTGGGCCGCACACATCCACGCCATTGCGATCGGTGATACCGACATGTCGCTGTCGGCGCGCAACCAGGTGGCCGACTACTATGTCGGCAGGAATGGCCTGGCCGGGCACGGCGCGGACAACACGCCCTCGGCCTACCGCGTGCCGTTCACCTGGTGGGAAAAGTACTGA
- a CDS encoding winged helix-turn-helix domain-containing protein, protein MHYRFGSFIVSPATRLLQRESVQLNVSRKLFDCLAYLIEHRDRAVGRDELARALWKHDNVSDNQLAQVVAAVRRLVDDDGSLQRLVRTVPGFGYHWIGTVEIVEAIDIEPGDGVAAIAPDVGTAVVSAQPVPATPDEALIPARSLSTPIRAAAPVQPTLPAASPAKPPARQHTHRAALVLLVLALLVLVGIRLRGPVEDASTARQPAAATSPAQAWVLPAVLPDDSEAWARIGLMAMVGEGLRRTGAVVTPVEKVLARISEPVPNERLPMLLSELDAALVVAPRVHRLDEAWVVELIAASKTGDSVRVDANASDLTAAARAAVSRLNRRLQRSGAELDGSIEETFGVIEQAIRARDFEGALLQLSRLPADAREMPETGILEIRLKLEKGRYLAARDEADLWLGRLDRVARPGPFARTLLLKVNAMRQLNEPSWAPLVDEALGLLKGTDAPRDLAVATQLRGIAAIIDGRPTDAAKDLSRAREMFVAIGDELKAAAVAGTMAQMAVLQGRHLEALTLLEQSRQVMSAYGAVGPLIQNSLWTGYVFSALSRWNDVLHVTEQMQSLLQAGGGASGYEQFTYLRLRVHALMELGRLKEAEALLDEQVHQVQRELSDNPASDGGPLNQVTIAAQRARLRIMQGRWQEAGAAASDGLKLMSRAGENGGSFVGANVAEALLLLLVRAQAGDLPWSPRAPLPNLTQSQIEALQKVESPDGFLARAYWNARSGNIEEAEADYLAALAMEYTQRSPNVTLIVMEAYIQFLLSRGRIEDASRQLDQLEAQAPGAVERDYDTALLRLRVRLAEGGNEHAQVAARRVLALIGERPPPADVRPILESGQRMAIE, encoded by the coding sequence ATGCATTATCGATTCGGCAGCTTCATCGTCAGTCCGGCCACCCGTCTGCTGCAACGGGAGTCGGTCCAGCTCAACGTCTCGCGCAAGCTGTTCGATTGCCTTGCCTACCTGATCGAGCATCGCGACCGCGCCGTCGGCCGCGATGAACTGGCCCGGGCCCTGTGGAAGCACGACAACGTTTCCGACAACCAGCTGGCCCAGGTCGTTGCGGCCGTGCGTCGACTGGTGGACGACGATGGCAGCCTGCAGCGCCTGGTCCGCACCGTACCCGGCTTCGGCTATCACTGGATCGGAACCGTCGAGATCGTCGAGGCGATCGACATCGAACCCGGCGATGGCGTGGCGGCGATCGCGCCCGACGTCGGCACCGCTGTGGTTTCCGCTCAACCCGTCCCTGCAACACCGGACGAGGCGCTCATCCCTGCACGCAGCCTGTCCACACCGATCCGCGCAGCCGCACCCGTGCAGCCGACGCTGCCAGCGGCATCCCCGGCGAAGCCTCCGGCACGCCAGCACACGCACCGGGCAGCGCTCGTCCTGCTGGTGCTGGCCCTGCTGGTGCTGGTCGGCATCCGGCTGCGGGGGCCCGTGGAAGACGCGTCGACTGCCCGACAACCGGCTGCTGCCACCTCGCCAGCGCAGGCATGGGTATTGCCAGCGGTGCTGCCCGACGACTCCGAAGCCTGGGCGCGTATCGGCCTGATGGCCATGGTTGGCGAAGGCCTGCGCCGCACCGGTGCGGTGGTGACGCCGGTCGAGAAGGTGCTGGCACGCATCAGCGAGCCGGTCCCGAATGAGCGGTTGCCCATGCTGCTGTCCGAACTCGATGCCGCGCTGGTGGTCGCGCCGCGTGTGCATCGGCTCGATGAGGCCTGGGTGGTCGAGCTGATTGCCGCATCGAAGACCGGCGACAGCGTGCGCGTCGATGCCAACGCCAGTGACCTGACGGCGGCGGCTCGTGCCGCGGTTTCCCGGCTGAACCGGCGCCTGCAACGCTCGGGCGCGGAGCTGGACGGGTCGATCGAAGAAACCTTCGGCGTGATCGAGCAGGCCATTCGCGCGAGGGACTTCGAAGGAGCGCTGCTGCAGCTCTCGCGCCTGCCTGCCGATGCACGTGAGATGCCCGAAACCGGCATCCTCGAAATCCGGCTGAAGCTGGAGAAGGGGCGCTACCTCGCAGCTCGTGACGAGGCCGATCTCTGGCTTGGGCGGCTGGATCGGGTCGCCCGGCCCGGCCCGTTCGCGCGCACGCTGCTGTTGAAGGTCAACGCCATGCGCCAATTGAACGAGCCGAGCTGGGCGCCGCTCGTGGATGAGGCACTGGGTCTCCTGAAAGGCACTGATGCGCCGCGCGATCTTGCCGTCGCCACGCAATTGCGCGGCATCGCCGCGATCATTGACGGTCGGCCCACCGACGCAGCCAAGGATCTCTCCCGGGCACGCGAAATGTTCGTTGCCATCGGGGATGAGCTCAAGGCCGCCGCGGTCGCCGGCACGATGGCGCAGATGGCCGTACTGCAGGGTCGGCACCTGGAAGCGCTCACGCTGCTGGAACAGAGCCGCCAGGTCATGAGCGCGTACGGCGCGGTGGGGCCGCTGATCCAGAACTCCCTCTGGACCGGCTACGTGTTCAGCGCGCTGTCCCGCTGGAACGACGTGCTGCACGTCACCGAGCAGATGCAGTCCCTGCTGCAGGCTGGCGGCGGTGCGAGTGGCTACGAGCAGTTCACCTACCTCCGCCTTCGGGTCCATGCACTGATGGAACTGGGACGACTGAAGGAGGCCGAAGCCTTGCTCGACGAACAGGTGCATCAGGTGCAGCGGGAGCTCTCCGACAACCCAGCCAGCGACGGTGGCCCGCTGAACCAGGTCACGATCGCCGCGCAACGTGCGCGACTGCGGATCATGCAGGGGCGATGGCAGGAAGCCGGCGCCGCTGCCAGCGACGGGCTCAAGCTGATGAGCCGGGCCGGGGAGAATGGTGGGTCGTTCGTGGGGGCCAATGTCGCGGAAGCACTCCTGTTGCTGCTCGTCCGCGCACAGGCGGGTGACCTGCCATGGAGCCCGCGGGCACCACTGCCCAACCTCACCCAATCCCAGATCGAGGCCCTGCAAAAAGTCGAGTCCCCCGACGGATTCCTGGCTCGCGCCTACTGGAACGCCCGTAGTGGAAACATCGAGGAGGCTGAAGCCGACTATCTGGCCGCGCTGGCGATGGAGTACACCCAACGCAGCCCCAACGTCACGCTGATCGTGATGGAAGCCTACATCCAGTTCCTGTTGTCCCGTGGACGCATCGAGGACGCATCCCGACAGCTCGACCAACTGGAAGCGCAGGCGCCCGGCGCGGTCGAACGGGATTACGACACCGCGCTGCTGCGACTGCGTGTCCGCCTGGCAGAGGGCGGGAACGAGCACGCGCAGGTTGCCGCCCGCCGCGTGCTCGCGCTGATCGGGGAACGTCCGCCACCCGCCGACGTGCGACCGATCCTCGAGTCCGGGCAGCGCATGGCGATCGAGTGA
- a CDS encoding formate dehydrogenase subunit gamma has protein sequence MSPAAARTEAPAALAEHERQHVVAVLDELHALPGALLPILHGIQDALGYVPPASVPLVAQALNISRADVHGVISFYHHFRSTKPGRHVLRLCRAEACQAMGARALEARLRETLGIDFHETTADGAVTLEPVYCLGNCACAPSLMIDDDVHGRIDAAALDAVVARCRGA, from the coding sequence GTGAGTCCAGCCGCCGCCAGGACCGAAGCTCCCGCCGCGCTCGCCGAGCACGAGCGCCAGCATGTCGTCGCCGTGCTCGATGAGCTGCACGCATTGCCGGGTGCACTGCTGCCGATCCTGCACGGCATCCAGGACGCGCTTGGTTACGTGCCGCCGGCGAGCGTGCCGCTGGTCGCTCAGGCCTTGAACATCAGCCGTGCCGATGTGCATGGCGTGATCAGCTTCTACCACCATTTCCGCAGCACGAAACCTGGGCGCCACGTACTGCGCCTGTGCCGCGCCGAGGCCTGCCAGGCGATGGGTGCGCGCGCGCTCGAAGCGCGCCTGCGCGAGACGCTCGGCATCGACTTCCATGAAACCACCGCCGATGGTGCGGTCACGCTCGAACCGGTCTATTGCCTCGGCAACTGCGCCTGCGCGCCGTCGCTGATGATCGACGACGATGTACACGGGCGCATCGATGCAGCCGCACTCGATGCCGTCGTCGCCCGCTGCCGGGGAGCATGA